The Heyndrickxia vini genome contains a region encoding:
- a CDS encoding nucleoside triphosphate pyrophosphohydrolase, translated as MPIYNKLVRDHIPEIIENTGKQCSTRVLAHNEYFKELKKKSLEELEEYMNAEFNEEAIEELADLLEVIHALSKYHGATIEQVEEIRLQKAKERGGFSEKIFLIEVE; from the coding sequence ATGCCTATCTATAACAAACTAGTCCGTGATCATATCCCTGAAATTATCGAAAACACTGGAAAACAATGCTCTACTAGAGTGCTTGCACACAATGAATATTTTAAAGAGCTTAAGAAGAAAAGCCTAGAAGAATTAGAGGAGTACATGAATGCTGAATTCAATGAAGAAGCAATAGAAGAATTAGCCGATCTTTTGGAAGTTATTCATGCTTTATCTAAATATCATGGTGCAACTATTGAACAAGTCGAGGAAATTCGTTTACAAAAGGCAAAAGAAAGAGGAGGATTTTCGGAAAAGATCTTCTTAATTGAAGTAGAATAA
- a CDS encoding DNA cytosine methyltransferase: MKIEERGRAKYRPLKDYDTKKIKQLLLDKINEEEETIQNIKTDNQLPILDYREDKINIISLFSGCGGLDLGVELAGLIASIGEEKALEAFEDQEWFNSIRKESIFHTIYTNDLFKEANESYKLNFPPVFQQQLDIRQVKEFPKADLVLGGFPCPGFSEAGPRLIDDKRNFLYIHFIRCLLQSKPFAFIAENVKGMLTLGKGEVIKQIVQDFASAGYNVKFKLVNARDYGVPQSRERVFIVGIRDDLDFEYKHPVPTHGKGKLPYVTLKDAIGDLESDPGEWFEGGFSPIYLSRNRKKKWSDQSFTIQASGRQAPLHPSGPEMKKLGPDNWVLPGDISLHRRFSVKEIARIQTFPDWFVFSDGGNMNVQKNNRLDKQYKQIGNAVPVSLATAMGLPLAKWAKDNIYLIRQDSLILK; the protein is encoded by the coding sequence GTGAAAATTGAAGAAAGAGGACGCGCTAAATACCGCCCTTTAAAAGATTATGATACCAAAAAGATAAAACAACTTTTACTTGATAAAATAAATGAGGAAGAAGAAACAATACAAAATATAAAAACTGATAATCAACTCCCCATACTTGATTATCGTGAGGATAAAATAAATATAATAAGCTTGTTTTCCGGATGTGGAGGTTTAGACTTAGGAGTTGAATTAGCTGGATTAATTGCATCGATTGGAGAAGAAAAAGCACTTGAGGCTTTTGAAGATCAAGAATGGTTTAATTCCATTAGAAAAGAGAGTATCTTTCATACTATCTATACAAACGATCTTTTCAAAGAAGCAAACGAATCCTACAAATTAAATTTTCCTCCAGTATTTCAACAACAACTTGATATACGTCAGGTAAAGGAATTTCCAAAAGCTGATCTTGTACTCGGAGGATTTCCTTGCCCTGGTTTTAGTGAGGCTGGTCCAAGGTTAATAGATGATAAAAGAAATTTCTTATATATTCATTTTATTAGATGTCTTTTACAGTCTAAACCTTTTGCATTTATTGCGGAAAACGTAAAGGGTATGCTGACTTTAGGCAAAGGAGAAGTAATAAAGCAAATTGTGCAGGATTTTGCTTCAGCAGGCTATAATGTAAAATTTAAGTTGGTAAATGCAAGAGATTATGGTGTACCTCAATCAAGGGAAAGGGTTTTTATTGTTGGTATTCGTGATGATTTAGATTTCGAATATAAACATCCTGTCCCCACACACGGAAAAGGAAAATTGCCTTATGTAACATTAAAGGATGCTATCGGAGATCTAGAATCAGATCCAGGTGAATGGTTTGAAGGTGGATTTTCGCCAATATACCTATCACGTAATAGAAAGAAAAAATGGAGTGATCAAAGTTTTACTATTCAAGCATCTGGTAGGCAAGCCCCACTTCATCCAAGTGGACCCGAAATGAAAAAGCTAGGACCAGATAATTGGGTACTTCCCGGAGATATATCCTTACATCGCCGCTTTTCTGTAAAGGAAATTGCAAGAATACAAACCTTTCCAGATTGGTTTGTATTTTCAGACGGAGGAAATATGAATGTCCAAAAAAACAATAGATTAGACAAGCAATATAAACAAATCGGAAATGCTGTACCTGTTAGTTTAGCTACTGCAATGGGATTACCATTAGCTAAATGGGCAAAAGATAACATCTATTTAATTAGACAAGATTCTTTAATTTTAAAATGA
- a CDS encoding HNH endonuclease, translating into MSHKLQIGEMQSSYLTDKDIWSCFNYIFSPKSKNSTTYKFVLIKSIIENLYNVNASLELSYDQLFSSFAKIYWNLVIHHDLNQINMIGKKSEVQHILLEAQAKQQIPNTLVFDKLSSELQLHIISKVKKRCKLNVMGAIYGDTNGTIYDFDNKKEFVKLNGSFYSFMQRFQRVLTYLTNYHLALFLEKFNEKGDTTKLLLKVENVSKRSSLDQFYSVLESFYNGKCFYCGKAIKKKDGVHVDHFIPWSFVQADQLWNLVLSCSSCNLSKSDKLADTDYLHALIDRNDHFLTISSFQLREDMQVYTANKLQQLYQYSIDNGYTDIWIPNKRIN; encoded by the coding sequence ATGAGTCATAAATTACAAATAGGTGAAATGCAATCATCGTATCTAACAGATAAAGATATTTGGAGCTGTTTTAATTATATTTTTTCACCTAAATCCAAGAATTCAACTACATATAAATTTGTCCTTATCAAATCAATAATTGAAAACTTATATAACGTGAATGCAAGCCTTGAACTAAGCTATGATCAATTGTTTAGTAGTTTTGCAAAAATATATTGGAACCTTGTTATTCATCATGATCTTAATCAAATTAATATGATAGGGAAGAAATCAGAAGTCCAACATATTTTACTTGAGGCACAAGCGAAGCAACAAATACCAAATACACTTGTATTTGATAAACTTTCAAGTGAACTTCAGCTACATATTATTTCTAAAGTGAAGAAACGTTGTAAATTAAATGTGATGGGTGCTATTTACGGTGATACAAATGGTACAATTTATGATTTTGATAATAAAAAAGAGTTTGTTAAACTAAATGGTTCATTTTATTCCTTTATGCAACGTTTCCAAAGAGTATTAACCTACTTAACGAATTATCATTTAGCATTGTTTCTTGAAAAGTTTAATGAAAAAGGGGATACAACAAAGCTTTTATTAAAAGTGGAAAATGTATCGAAACGATCATCGTTAGATCAGTTTTATTCTGTTCTGGAATCTTTTTATAATGGGAAATGTTTTTACTGCGGGAAAGCTATCAAAAAGAAGGATGGAGTCCATGTGGATCATTTTATTCCATGGAGCTTTGTCCAAGCGGATCAATTATGGAATTTAGTTCTATCCTGCAGCAGTTGCAACCTTTCTAAAAGTGATAAACTAGCAGATACCGATTATTTACACGCTCTTATTGATCGTAATGATCATTTTTTAACCATTTCTTCGTTTCAATTGAGAGAGGATATGCAAGTTTATACAGCTAACAAATTGCAGCAACTTTATCAATACTCAATTGATAACGGATACACGGATATTTGGATTCCGAATAAGCGAATTAATTAA